A genome region from Oryzias latipes chromosome 2, ASM223467v1 includes the following:
- the LOC101158742 gene encoding keratin, type II cytoskeletal 8 isoform X2: MSSPNSKTKEKHEMIGLNDKFVQLIDTVKNLENEKRKLDEKLKILRSKEDYAGRVDDIVRQEKIELEQQVETLLRDQEKLKDELSTKQEEVEDTKKRYEKELSDRVEKENNFVITKKEVDEGHITTVDLKLELEDLLGKLELLRAGFDEEIKELESQVQNEKRVISDTNKRSLDLEPIIQSVEMKYSEMAVRAKEEAEQLNQKKMNDLVQTAGQREQELRDIKRDIADQIRIIQKLKVEVETLRRKEESLRKAMEDARQNSDHDMEKARADIAALENALKDRKKELARHFREHQELLNIKLGLDIEIATYRELLENEEQRMRHTMHLIDV, encoded by the exons gtgaaaaaccTGGAAAACGAGAAAAGAAAGCTGGACGAGAAACTGAAGATCCTGCGGTCGAAGGAGGACTACGCCGGGAGGGTGGACGACATCGTGAGGCAGGAGAAGATCGAGCTGGAACAGCAGGTGGAGACTTTGCTCAGGGACCAGGAGAAGCTGAAGGATGAGCTGTCCACGAAACAGGAAGAGGTGGAGGACACCAAGAAGAG GTACGAGAAAGAGTTGAGTGACAGAGTTGAGAAGGAGAACAACTTTGTCATAACCAAGAAG GAAGTGGATGAAGGCCACATAACAACTGTTGACCTCAAACTGGAGCTGGAGGATCTGCTTGGAAAGCTGGAGCTCCTCAGGGCTGGATTTGATGAG GAAATCAAGGAGCTGGAGTCTCAGGTCCAGAATGAGAAGAGGGTCATCTCTGACACCAACAAACGCTCCCTGGACCTGGAGCCCATCATCCAAAGCGTTGAGATGAAGTACTCAGAGATGGCAGTTCGTGCCAAAGAGGAAGCAGAACAGCTGAACCAGAAGAAG ATGAACGATTTGGTCCAGACTGCAGGACAGCGCGAGCAGGAGCTGCGCGACATAAAGCGGGACATCGCAGATCAGATCCGCATCATCCAGAAGCTGAAGGTGGAGGTGGAGACTCTCAGGAGGAAG GAAGAGTCGCTGAGAAAAGCCATGGAGGACGCCAGACAGAATAGCGACCACGACATGGAGAAGGCTCGAGCGGACATCGCCGCTCTGGAGAACGCTCTGAAGGACAGGAAGAAGGAGCTGGCCAGGCATTTCCGCGAGcatcaggagctgctgaacatcaAGCTGGGCCTGGACATCGAGATCGCCACCTATCGGGAGCTCCTGGAGAACGAGGAGCAGAG GATGAGGCACACCATGCACCTCATAG